A region of the bacterium genome:
AAATTCATCACAACTTGTTGCAATTGAGTTTCATCCATCATCACCATTGGCAAGTCTGGATCCAAATCGAGTTCAATCGTTACATCCGGCGGCAGAGTTACATGCAGAAGCTTTTGTACTTCCCGAATTATCGCATTGACTTTCACAGCAGAAATCTGAGTCGCCCCACCACGTGCGTAAGCAAGTAATTGCTTGACCAAGTCTTTTGCGCGGCGCGATGAATCCTGTAGAATTTTCAGTAACTCACCGGTCTCACCGTCAAGTCCTAATTTTATCATCAACACATCAGCGGTTCCAACAATCCCCACTAACAGATTGTTGAAATCGTGTGCTATGCCGCCAGCAAACCGTACCACCAATTCACGGCGCTGGGCTTCATACATTTGTTCTTGTAAAAACCGCCGCTCGGTAACATCACGCAGCACTACCAATCGGTCGTTTGAGGAAAGGGGAGATATTGTAATCGTAAAAGTGCGATTGATCCCCAAGACAGCATGGGTCTCTTCTAATTCGACGATATCACTCGGTAGTTCCATCAAACGGTTACCAAATGGTCCCAACAACTCACCGACTGATTTTCCTACGATTTCGCGGACATCTTGTTTGCATAACTCACTGGCAGATATATTTGAACGACGAATCGTGCCATCCGAATTCAAAACAAATACCGGATCGGGCATCGCATCAAAAGTTCTTGCCCAATCTGAGCTTGACCGAAGCACGGCATGCAGTAGTCGCGAATTGTCCATTGCCAGTGATAACTGCTCTGACATCGAGCGTAAAAGCTGTAACTGCGATTGCGAGAAACTGTTAATTTCGTTATGACTGACAAACAAGTAACCGATACGCTGGTTACGAGCCGCTAATGAGTACATTGCAAATGAACGAATCCCGTGTTCAATCAGCCAATTGACTCGCTCTTCCGCTAAACCATTACATTTCATCAAATTTGGGCAGTAATACTGCCCTTCCTCGTTATGGACAAACGGATGCAAGTATTCAACCGCGGTGCTGATTTCGTGCTCAGCATCTGAGCTATCGTTGCGATAGCGATAGGTAAGAAGTTGTACTTTCCCGGAATCGGACTGCAGCTGAAAAATCGCTCCGGTATTAACATTGAGCGTTTCCATAACCAAATTGAGAGCATCGGCTTCCAGCGATTTTGATGTGATTGTTCCGTGGTTTGCTGTCTCGTGTCGGACCTTGCCATGCGATTGGCGTTTACTTGCCCTCCCCAACAGCTCAGGAAGCATTCTTCGGGTAAAACTGGGACCGGAAAGCTTGTTCGCTAAAGCGTTTGCAAAGCGGTTCGTAGCGGCAAGTTCGGCGTTTGCTTGTTTGAGTGCCGCCTCATTCGCCCGCCGTTCGGTAACATCGGTCAATAATGCCAACGAACCTTGATATCGTTGACGTTCGTCGAGTAATGGTGCCGCTGAGATAACAACCGTCCGCAGTTGCCCGTCACACCGGATCATTTGAGCTTCATAAGTGGATGATACTCTTCGTCGACGCTCGAATGTTGCTTTGAGAATCCTCTCGTGTTCCGATTCCGGAAAAAGGAACAACTCATGTTTTCCCAACAACTCCTCGAGTGAATACTTTGTTAGTTTCACCGTCGCCGGATTAACGATAACGATACTACCTTCATCGTCGGCGACGATTACTCCTTCATGTAGTTGGTCGATAAGAGCGTGATACCGCTGTTCACTGGTGATTGCGTGTTGGAGCAGTCGTAACTGCTCCAATTGGTTGACAACCAATCGCAAGAACAATTCGACCACCGGTAACTGCTCAGCGGTTTTATTACTGTCATCGCAGGAGTCAGAAAGAAGCACCGATCCAATTCTTACTCCGGTTCGATTGTAAACCGCCAGTAACACTGCACCATTCTTACGCCAACTATGTGTCTGTTCACTGGATAATCGCAATTCATCGAGAAACGAAAGTAGCTCAGTGGCGCGGAGGTCATTAGGTGCTATCAGATAATATGACCCATTTTTTATTCCGGTATCAAGAATGGTATCAAGCTCTGCTAATACATTACCCTGTTGCATTGGATCGCTTAACAAGCGGTCGATTATTGCCTTCCGCTGACGTTCACTGGATACGGCGCCGGCATAAGCGACCCTCATTCGATCGGGGTAGTACAGAATTGCGATTTCACGATACAGTTCAAATTTCCGCAATTCGTCGGCAGCGATTTCAATCTTGGACTGAATATCATTGACAAATGACAATCGGGAAATTGATGTTAGGAGATGGTTTAATCGGTTTTCTCGTGATGTTAACTCCCGCTCATTGTTCTGATTTTCAAAGTTATCCGTTACTGCCACAGATTGATCAATGGGTTGCCATTGCACGAGGATGGTTTGGTCACTGTTGCGATACAATGAGAGCAAACCTGGGTGTGTTTTGCTTCCAAAAGGGATGTGACGAAGAGGTTTTTCGGTCGTTTTTAATTGCTTGAGGTATTCCAAAAGGTATCGACTTGGCATTTGGTCTTTGATGAGGCGATTAACCACTTTAGATTCAAGCGCATCGGCTGCGGTATTAGCCGCTAATAGAGAGCCATCTTCAGCGAGAAGCCAGATCGGCTCCGGTATCGCGTTCCAATGGTATGAAAAGTCTTTTGTGCGCTTAGCCATTCGCTTTTCGATTACTGTTTGGGCAAATAAGGTTCATGCGAGTTTGTTAACCATTTGTTAGCAGTCGTTTTCTGTATTACAATATACCACAAATCAATTGACGACAATGCATCCATTAGACTTGATCCAAAAATCTTGCGCCGCCTACCCCAACACCACTGCACTTCGTGCGCTGGATGCTACTGGAGTCGCATACACCTATTCACAACTGCATCACCGTATCGATACAATTGCAGCCCAACTCATACGAGACGGAGTTCGCCCCGGAAGTCGGATCGCCCTTTC
Encoded here:
- a CDS encoding response regulator; amino-acid sequence: MAKRTKDFSYHWNAIPEPIWLLAEDGSLLAANTAADALESKVVNRLIKDQMPSRYLLEYLKQLKTTEKPLRHIPFGSKTHPGLLSLYRNSDQTILVQWQPIDQSVAVTDNFENQNNERELTSRENRLNHLLTSISRLSFVNDIQSKIEIAADELRKFELYREIAILYYPDRMRVAYAGAVSSERQRKAIIDRLLSDPMQQGNVLAELDTILDTGIKNGSYYLIAPNDLRATELLSFLDELRLSSEQTHSWRKNGAVLLAVYNRTGVRIGSVLLSDSCDDSNKTAEQLPVVELFLRLVVNQLEQLRLLQHAITSEQRYHALIDQLHEGVIVADDEGSIVIVNPATVKLTKYSLEELLGKHELFLFPESEHERILKATFERRRRVSSTYEAQMIRCDGQLRTVVISAAPLLDERQRYQGSLALLTDVTERRANEAALKQANAELAATNRFANALANKLSGPSFTRRMLPELLGRASKRQSHGKVRHETANHGTITSKSLEADALNLVMETLNVNTGAIFQLQSDSGKVQLLTYRYRNDSSDAEHEISTAVEYLHPFVHNEEGQYYCPNLMKCNGLAEERVNWLIEHGIRSFAMYSLAARNQRIGYLFVSHNEINSFSQSQLQLLRSMSEQLSLAMDNSRLLHAVLRSSSDWARTFDAMPDPVFVLNSDGTIRRSNISASELCKQDVREIVGKSVGELLGPFGNRLMELPSDIVELEETHAVLGINRTFTITISPLSSNDRLVVLRDVTERRFLQEQMYEAQRRELVVRFAGGIAHDFNNLLVGIVGTADVLMIKLGLDGETGELLKILQDSSRRAKDLVKQLLAYARGGATQISAVKVNAIIREVQKLLHVTLPPDVTIELDLDPDLPMVMMDETQLQQVVMNLGINANEAMQGHGRITFRTMVGNPPVESGIGGFFEEAVWIRVCDNGPGFHAKILSRPGEPFNSTKGTGRGLGMAAVFGIVARHNGKIMLSNMPEGGACVDIWFPRADEPEPELREPPRKEPIGARKLDGKRILIVDDEPMVRHLVREVLEMFGCEVAEAADGEAGLRVLRSASFDMVILDIIMPKLGGVEAFREMRETSPELPVLFVSGYDESDSVARLSDSKVNFLQKPFLVNDLFQCVFQALSQL